CCCTCCCGTGCCGACGGCGACGGACCTGCCCGCCGAGGGGGACGGACCCGCCCACCCCGGGCGACCGGACCTCCCGCCGACGGTGACCGACGTGTCGCTCGCGTTCGCCTCGGCCCTCGACCTCGCCGCGGTCGCACCCGACGCCGACTTCTTCGCGCTCGGCGGCGACAGCATCCGTGCGATCCACGTCGTCGCACGCCTGCGCGACAAGGGCTGGCGCTCGAGCGTGCAGGACGTGTTCGAGCAGCGCACCGTCACGGGCGTCGCGGCCATGCTGCGGCGCCTCGAACCGGTCGCACCGGCCGCCCCGACGACGCACGCACCAGGGTCCACCTCCACGGACGCGGCCGTCCCGCTCCTCGACCTCGCACCCGGCGACCTCGACCGCCTCGGCGCACTCCTCGGCGACCGCCGACGCACACGGAAGGCACGACCATGAGCTCGACCGAGGCCATCGAGGCCGTCTGGCCCCTGACCGCGCTGCAGCGCGCGCTCACCGCCCACGCCGGGCTCGCGACCGACGGTCACGACCCGTACGTGGGTCAGACCCTCGTCGAGCTGCGCGGACCGCTCGACGGTCCCGCGCTCGAACGCAGCCTCGACGCGCTGCTCGTGGCCCACCCGAACCTGCGCGCGGGCTTCGCGGTCGACGACGACCTGGACCCGGTCCAGTTCGTCCCCCGCCACGCCACGGCCGAGGTCGTCTGGTACGACGCCGCCGACGGCTCCCGGTCGGACCGCGGCACCGACGACGTCGTGCGGGACCTGACCCGTGCCGCGGTCGCGGCCGAGCGGGCGCTCCCGTTCGACCCGTCCGACCCGCCGCTCGTGCGCTTCGGGGTCGTCGCGCTCGGGGCCGAGCACCACGTGCTCGTCGTCACGAGCCACCACCTGGTGCTCGACGGCTGGTCGATGCCGCTGCTGGTCCGTGAGGTCGCCCGGTTGTACGGGGCCGAGCTGTCCGCCGAGGACGACGCCCTCGCACCCGCCCGTGGCCGGTTCGTCGACCACCTCGCGTGGCTCGGGCGTCAGGACGCCGAGGCCGCGCGTGCGCACTGGCGAGAGGCCCTCGCCGACGTCGAACCCTCCGGGTGGCCCGCGGCCGAGACGTGGGCCGCGGCCCGGAACAGCGCCTCCGACCCGGGCGCGACCGCAGCCGACGGGCAGCCCGCCCGCTCCGGCGACGGACCGACCACCGGTGACGCGTTCACGACCCGTCGAGCCCTCGACACGACCACGGTCGACGCCGTCCGCACGGGTGCGCGCGCGCAGGGCGTCACGTCGGCCACGCTCGTGCGCGCGGCGTGGGGCCTGATGGTCGCGGCCCAGGCCGGGACGACCCGGGCGACGTTCGCCGTCCCGGTCGCGCTCCGCAGCCCCGAGGTCGAGCACGCCGACGAGATCGTCGGGATGCTCACCGAGTCGGTCGTCGCCCGGGTCGACGCCGAGGCCGCCGCGACCCTCGGCGAGGTCGTCGCCGACCACGCCCGCCGCTGGAACGCCTCGTGGGACCACCAGCACGTCGGGCTGCGCGGCATCCAGGCGGCATCGGGCTCCGAGACGCCCGTCGCGACGACGCTCGTGTCGTTCGAGCAGGCGCCCGGCGCCGGGACGTTCGCGCCGACGGTCGTGGGCCTCGACCCCGTCCACCTCCGTGTCCTCGCGACGCACGACGCCACGCACTTCCCGCTCGCGCTCGCGGTCGACGCCGGGCCCGACACGTGGGACCTCGCCCTCGACGCGCACGCGGCCGCCTTCACGACGACGGCCGCCGAGGCGCTCCTCGCGACGTTCGAGCGGATCCTGCGCACGGTCGCGACCGACCCCGGGGCGCGGGTCGCGAGCCTCGACCTGGTCGCGCACCCTGCCTCCTCGACCGGCGGCGCCCCGATCGCCGCGGACGCGCCGGCGGGATCGGCGGGATCGGCGGCCGACCGCACGCCGACGGCACGGCCCGCCCTCGTCACCGACGTCCTCGCGGACTCGATCGCGCGCCACCCGCACGCGGGTGCGCTCGTCGTCGGGGACCAGCGGTGGACGTTCTCCGAGCTCGACCTCGCCGTCACCCGCGCCGAGCGCCGCCTCACGGCCTGCGGGGCCGCACCGGGCGATGCGCTCGCGATCGACCTGCCGCGCGACGAACGGATCGTGCACGTGATCCTGGCGGCTCTGCGCCGCGGCCTGGCCGTGACGCCGCTGCCGCACGGAGCGCCCGAGCGCCGCGCGCACGTCCTGCGCCTCAGCGGTGCGCGGCTCCTGTGGGACGAGACCGGACCGCGCCGCCTCGACACGGCGTCCGCTGTCCCGTCCACGCCCGCTCCCAGGGCGCCGGACGCACCCGGGGCGAGCATCGCCGTCGGGACCGACGACGCGCCTGCGGCGGCCCGGACTCCCGAGCCGAGCGCCGTCGTCGGGCCCGACCTGCCGCCCGCCCCCGACACCGCGACCCTGCGCGCGTGCGTCGGCAGCATCATCTTCACGTCCGGCTCGACGGGCGAGCCCAAGGGGGTTGCCGTGGGCCAGGACGCGCTCGCGCACCTCCTCGACCGGCACCGCACCGAGCTCTACCCGCCGGGCGAGCGGCTGCGCGTCGCGCACACCGCGGCGTTCTCGTTCGACGCGCACTACGACGCGTTCCTCGCGCTCGCCGCGGGCCACGAGCTGCACGTGCTCGACGAGGACGTGTTCCTCGACCCGGTCGCGTTGCGCGACTACGCGACCGAGCACGCGATCGACTACCTCGACTTCACGCCGACCGTCTGGGGGGCGCTCCTCGCGGGCGCCGAGTGGGCGCACCTGCCGCGGATCTGCGTCGCGGGCGGCGAGGCGTTCGGACCCGCGCTGTGGACGCGGATGCGCGAGCTCGCGGCGCCCACGGGCGCGCGCGTCGTCAACCTGTACGGACCGACCGAGGCGACCGTCGACGCCCTCGCGGCCGACGTCGCGGACACGGCCGAGCCGGTCGTCGGGCGGCCCGTGGGACGCACGCAGGCCGTGGTGCTCGACGCCGCGCTGCGCGAGGTCCCGGTCGGCACCGTGGGCGAGCTGTACCTCGCTGGCCCCCAGCTCGCCGAGGCGTACCTGGGGCGCGCGGGCCTCACCGCGAGCCGGTTCGTCGCCCGCCCCGGCGGGGTCCCGGGCGAGCGCATGTACCGCACGGGCGACCTCGCGCGCCGCGCCGAGGACGGCACCCTGAGCCTGCTGGGTCGCAACGACGACCAGATCTCGCTGCACGGCTTCCGCATCGAGCCGGGCGAGGTCGAGCAGGCCCTGGTGGCGCTCGACGGCGTGGCCGAGGCCGCGGTCGTGCTCGCCGAGCACCCGCGCTGGGGTGCTCGGCTGGTCGCGTACGTGACGGGAGCCGGGCTCGACCCGGACGTCCTGCGCGCCGCGGCGGCCGAGCGTCTCGCGCGGCACCTCGTCCCGACCGCGTTCGTCCCCCTCGACGCCCTCCCGCTGACGCGTCACGGCAAGCTCGACCGCCACGCGCTGCCCGCGCCCGACTGGGACGGGGCCCGGACGTCCGGGGCCGCTGCGCCCTCCGGCGCCGGCCCGACCCCTGTCGAGGCGCAGGTCCACGCGGCCGCCACGCGCATCCTGGGCGGCGACGGCCTGGGCCTCGACGAGAGCTTCTTCGCCGCGGGCGGCGACAGCATCGACGCGCTCCAGCTCATCGCGGCCCTGCGCCGCGAGGGACTCGTCCTGACGCCCGCGGACCTCTTCGCGGCGCGCACCCCGCGCGAGATGGCGCACCGCGTCCGGCCCGACGGCGCCGCGAGCGCGGGTGGGTCCGTCGCCTCGGGCGCCGGGACGGGTGCGGGTGGCGCCGCCGACGTGCTCGTGGCGCTGACGGACGCGCAGGCTGCTGCGTTCGACGAGCACGTGCGCGCGGTGGTGCCCGGGGCCACGCGCGTCGTCGACGTGCTGCCCCTGACCCCGACCCAGCTCGGCATGGTCGCCGAAGGTGCGCGCGACGCCGCCGACGCCTACCGCACGACGACCCGGTTCACCGTGACGGGAGTCGGCGACGACGGGGGTGCCCGGGTCGCGGAGGCCGTGCAGTCGCTCGTCGCGCGGCACGCGAACCTGCGCGGCGGTGTGCTCCAGCTCGACCTCCCTGCCCCGGTCCTCTTCGTGCCCGACGCTGCCCGGGTGCCCCTCGTCGAGCACGACGCGCGCGGACTGACCGAGGACGCGCTGGCCGTGCTGCTCGACGAGACCGACCTGGCCGAGCGCTCGCGCCTGGGCGACCTGTCGTCCGCGCCGCTCGTGTCGGGCACGATCGTGCGGACCGGCGACGACGAGCACGTGCTCGTCCTGGCGATGCACCACCTGCTGACCGACGGCTGGTCGGTGCCGCTCCTCGCGGCGGACCTGCGGGCGACGCTGGCCGGGTCGGCTCCGCACGACGGTGCCACGGCGTCCGGGACAGCGAGCGGCGAGCCCTCGTTCCGCGACTACCTGACGTGGCTGCGTGACGCCGAGGTCTCCCGCGCAGAGGTCGAGGACCTGTGGCGCGCCGAGCTCGACGGGGTCGAAGGGCCGTCGCTGCTGGGGACCGTGGGCTCGCCCACGGCGACGGACGCGCGCGTCGACGGTGACGCACGCGCCGTCACCCGGCTCGCGACCGGTACGGACGGGCTCCGTGCCGCTGCGCTGCGCGCCGAGGTCACGCCCGCGACCGTCGTCCAGACGGCGTGGGGCCTCGTCGTCGCGGCGTTGACCGGGCGGCTCGAGGCGCTGGTCGGGTCCACGGTCGCCGGTCGCCCCACCGACCTGGACGGCGCCGACCGCATCATCGGGATGTTCGTGAGCTCGTCGCCGGTCCGGGTACCGGCCGGTGCGCACCTCACGGCGGATTCGCTGCTCCAGGACGTCCAGGCGCGACAGGCCCGGCTGCTCGACG
This region of Oerskovia jenensis genomic DNA includes:
- a CDS encoding non-ribosomal peptide synthetase — translated: MSSTEAIEAVWPLTALQRALTAHAGLATDGHDPYVGQTLVELRGPLDGPALERSLDALLVAHPNLRAGFAVDDDLDPVQFVPRHATAEVVWYDAADGSRSDRGTDDVVRDLTRAAVAAERALPFDPSDPPLVRFGVVALGAEHHVLVVTSHHLVLDGWSMPLLVREVARLYGAELSAEDDALAPARGRFVDHLAWLGRQDAEAARAHWREALADVEPSGWPAAETWAAARNSASDPGATAADGQPARSGDGPTTGDAFTTRRALDTTTVDAVRTGARAQGVTSATLVRAAWGLMVAAQAGTTRATFAVPVALRSPEVEHADEIVGMLTESVVARVDAEAAATLGEVVADHARRWNASWDHQHVGLRGIQAASGSETPVATTLVSFEQAPGAGTFAPTVVGLDPVHLRVLATHDATHFPLALAVDAGPDTWDLALDAHAAAFTTTAAEALLATFERILRTVATDPGARVASLDLVAHPASSTGGAPIAADAPAGSAGSAADRTPTARPALVTDVLADSIARHPHAGALVVGDQRWTFSELDLAVTRAERRLTACGAAPGDALAIDLPRDERIVHVILAALRRGLAVTPLPHGAPERRAHVLRLSGARLLWDETGPRRLDTASAVPSTPAPRAPDAPGASIAVGTDDAPAAARTPEPSAVVGPDLPPAPDTATLRACVGSIIFTSGSTGEPKGVAVGQDALAHLLDRHRTELYPPGERLRVAHTAAFSFDAHYDAFLALAAGHELHVLDEDVFLDPVALRDYATEHAIDYLDFTPTVWGALLAGAEWAHLPRICVAGGEAFGPALWTRMRELAAPTGARVVNLYGPTEATVDALAADVADTAEPVVGRPVGRTQAVVLDAALREVPVGTVGELYLAGPQLAEAYLGRAGLTASRFVARPGGVPGERMYRTGDLARRAEDGTLSLLGRNDDQISLHGFRIEPGEVEQALVALDGVAEAAVVLAEHPRWGARLVAYVTGAGLDPDVLRAAAAERLARHLVPTAFVPLDALPLTRHGKLDRHALPAPDWDGARTSGAAAPSGAGPTPVEAQVHAAATRILGGDGLGLDESFFAAGGDSIDALQLIAALRREGLVLTPADLFAARTPREMAHRVRPDGAASAGGSVASGAGTGAGGAADVLVALTDAQAAAFDEHVRAVVPGATRVVDVLPLTPTQLGMVAEGARDAADAYRTTTRFTVTGVGDDGGARVAEAVQSLVARHANLRGGVLQLDLPAPVLFVPDAARVPLVEHDARGLTEDALAVLLDETDLAERSRLGDLSSAPLVSGTIVRTGDDEHVLVLAMHHLLTDGWSVPLLAADLRATLAGSAPHDGATASGTASGEPSFRDYLTWLRDAEVSRAEVEDLWRAELDGVEGPSLLGTVGSPTATDARVDGDARAVTRLATGTDGLRAAALRAEVTPATVVQTAWGLVVAALTGRLEALVGSTVAGRPTDLDGADRIIGMFVSSSPVRVPAGAHLTADSLLQDVQARQARLLDAHHVGLPSIARIAGHALFDTLVVVESYPRGGAAPTVGGQGSRPRPVVVAPTGGHDATHYPVTVTVLPAPDGEGLTIEIEERPGALDPAVSGVLPAALTAAVERLARGGALPTAHELVGEVRVPRPAPAESAATAPRSDDRGDLGDRAADVVGPRAVLGGERTGRVRAEVARVLGVDVGPTTDFFAAGGDSISAMQLVGALRGQGLVVTVGAVFAGRTAAGIARAAAEVGTAPRTERTPVVTDDADTGALPLTPALAWLLESGGDHRGFVQVRVLRTPARLTEDVLRTALGSLVAAHGALRLAVHDGAARVLDVASPEVSDGADDVLRLAGRDGLDEALRAAAAEIDPGTGRVLRAVWDQGARELALVAHHVAVDAVSWRILVDDLRALAAGSVLPAASASLRSAASAMHDEAAGVSGELPAWLDVHSGPAVSLTSRPLDPALDTVSSAREVVVRLGADDTRLLLDLAPEHRTDHVLLAALSLAAGDVAAGAVAGATGPSGRGAGPDLVVETEGHGRRLDGEGPDLSRTVGWFTTTWPLRLHAAPGVAPTTHLRDTARQAATVPGDGRAYGLLRHLEPTTKAALRDAATACPPQVLVNYLGRETESVEDWGSTADAAHVESTLDLHADLPLSHPVELNAYVADGPHGPELVARWLLALAVSGVSGVDGIAGTDRTDRTDRTDGGTAPSAGTTRIAAEPLIGGWVERLRELVRGAASAVTSESSAEGSAQTAAPPLPTGAPWPVTPVQRGMVLHALEAPVDRYTSAIDVGLDGPLDVAALRAAAADVLAAHPQLRLAVAARGPQDVGLVVTDVTEVPLREVTLPDDVAHPVHVPRDAGHAGSGGLPAPDGLISAAGPGQGPGHAPPGPAAPDPERRALDEIMADELDRPFDLARPPLLRLVVVRVGSPEGARHRLVVTNHHVLLDGWSVPFLVDLLLGAYVRRVGAPTGATPSGSGPTTHPTGLVPPTPGAAWQLSRRLARRDAGAVEVWRDALAGARPVRVAEPEDTGERPTVLHATPDGLGARLVAAARATQVTTADVVTSAWGVVLAALTGERDVLTGTTVAGRPTEVEGAHGVLGMFVNTVPVRIPVAEPGDGTGWTLTDLVRAVHERQARLRDVDHVALADVQRALGVGELFDTLLVVENYPRDADAQPGAEAGLRITDVQGDDRTQYPLALTVDASEGLSVQLDHLASVPAERAGAALAAVVEVLGLLADAPSTRVEDVLAGLAVTHPALAERTSTGPDGAAVPAAAAPGGAPVAVVREVFAEALGVRRVADDDNFFALGGDSIVAMKVTTTLRARGWTVDPRSVFAAPTPAALALRARPTAVPTTEVSEPARTGDLAGSDNFPLVSPLLAMSASELGDLDDLMRNLT